In Chloracidobacterium sp., one genomic interval encodes:
- the recF gene encoding DNA replication and repair protein RecF (All proteins in this family for which functions are known are DNA-binding proteins that assist the filamentation of RecA onto DNA for the initiation of recombination or recombinational repair.) has protein sequence MLLLSLQTNEFRNLSGRIEFDRALNIFAGPNGEGKTNWLEAIAVLASARSFRTARLGEAINFGSSEAVISGSVEESAEIVRRLGITIRENGKTLAVNGKKETTPNYLGQLNALVFEAGELDIVRGRPEARRRFLDAGIVSLHPPFVQTFSDYSRVLKQKNALLAASDTMSVDALRVRIEPWNQQLVRLASRIHRARLRFVERLNADLEHRLFSSEDLQVRYLSSLEGKGSLSDYEGLLAERLELRLSAEAAAGNSLIGPHRDDLEMMLDGHDIRKYGSAGQQRSALLLLHLAAITVFYATRGEYPLYLLDDIDAELDYRRIGLLLEYLEGKTQVFLTTSKESFIVRFGAKAAVLKVAAGRAERLETKPR, from the coding sequence ATGCTCCTCTTGTCGCTTCAGACGAACGAGTTCCGAAACCTTTCCGGCCGCATCGAATTTGATCGGGCGTTGAACATCTTTGCCGGCCCGAACGGCGAAGGCAAGACCAACTGGCTTGAAGCGATAGCGGTGCTCGCCTCGGCACGCTCATTCCGCACGGCAAGGCTCGGCGAGGCGATAAACTTCGGCAGTTCGGAAGCCGTTATCAGCGGTTCGGTCGAGGAATCGGCCGAGATCGTGCGCCGGCTTGGCATCACCATTCGCGAGAACGGCAAAACACTCGCGGTCAACGGCAAAAAAGAAACGACACCGAACTACCTTGGGCAGTTGAATGCTCTTGTTTTCGAGGCCGGCGAACTCGACATCGTACGCGGCCGCCCCGAGGCACGCCGCCGCTTTCTCGACGCCGGCATCGTGTCGCTTCATCCGCCTTTTGTTCAGACCTTTTCGGATTACAGCCGCGTCCTAAAGCAAAAGAACGCCCTGCTCGCCGCCTCGGACACGATGAGCGTCGATGCACTGCGGGTGCGGATCGAGCCTTGGAACCAGCAGCTTGTGCGGCTTGCATCGCGGATACACAGGGCACGTTTGCGTTTTGTCGAAAGGCTGAATGCCGACCTCGAACATCGGCTGTTCAGCAGCGAGGATCTGCAGGTCAGGTATCTTTCATCGCTTGAGGGCAAAGGCTCACTTTCGGATTACGAAGGCCTACTTGCCGAACGCCTCGAACTGCGGCTTTCGGCCGAGGCCGCCGCGGGCAATTCGCTCATCGGCCCGCACAGAGATGATCTTGAGATGATGCTCGACGGCCACGATATCAGAAAGTACGGCTCTGCCGGCCAGCAGCGGAGCGCCCTGCTGCTGCTGCATCTGGCCGCGATCACGGTTTTTTACGCGACGCGCGGCGAATATCCGCTCTATTTGCTCGATGATATCGACGCCGAACTCGACTACCGGCGCATCGGCCTGCTGCTTGAATATCTGGAGGGGAAAACGCAGGTTTTCTTGACCACGTCAAAGGAGAGTTTTATCGTGCGTTTCGGTGCCAAAGCAGCCGTTCTCAAGGTCGCGGCCGGACGTGCGGAGCGGCTTGAAACAAAGCCCCGTTAA
- a CDS encoding TlpA family protein disulfide reductase — MRRFKIAIIICLISAAAYAQGVPVGEIQPDFTATDMHGEQVSLSALRGKVVVLNLWFINCPNCLAEIKELNGLADEYKGRDDIVFLAPAASGQAELQAFLKKHPFKYRIVPDAAALILSKFGIAAPNGELYVLFPMHIVIDRDGKLTVSERGAKGIAAVRSEIKRLLPRN, encoded by the coding sequence ATGCGTCGTTTCAAGATCGCGATCATCATTTGTCTTATCTCGGCGGCCGCTTATGCGCAGGGCGTGCCTGTCGGCGAGATCCAGCCGGACTTTACCGCGACGGATATGCATGGCGAACAGGTGAGTTTAAGCGCGCTTCGCGGCAAGGTCGTCGTGTTGAACCTTTGGTTCATAAACTGTCCGAACTGCCTTGCGGAGATCAAGGAACTGAACGGCCTTGCAGACGAGTACAAAGGCCGCGATGACATCGTCTTCTTAGCTCCGGCCGCAAGCGGGCAGGCGGAGCTTCAGGCCTTCCTAAAGAAACATCCTTTCAAATACCGCATCGTGCCCGATGCCGCCGCCCTTATACTCTCAAAATTCGGCATCGCCGCTCCGAACGGCGAACTGTATGTGCTGTTCCCGATGCACATCGTTATAGACCGCGACGGCAAACTCACGGTCAGCGAACGCGGCGCAAAAGGCATTGCGGCCGTTCGATCCGAGATCAAGCGGCTTTTGCCCCGAAATTGA
- a CDS encoding zf-HC2 domain-containing protein, translating to MEHEFDKEIDALLRKTPWPPRSPAEGHLDADVLAAFAENALPEASRSEFVTHLADCDRCRSLLARTVGPVGSVIEPVPSSTAAAPAAVSREREPMSILQAPRLVLVMGSLFAIFAALFAFSLMRGVTDNISSVAKVDEQNAVQSNSAAPTPEASIAAAVPANSTNTIAAASTPATAASPSSKPEAETSGARIAREVEIAQARPDERQVTVTANGGSGANVPSVTAPSAVPPPRPSAAAPADRADERLKAAAESTVDEPANAEKPMNADGATLSAKRAAPPSGTRSVGGKSFSLRGGVWYDTAYKGGAATEVKRGSDKFAQLDEGLRSIANQISGTVVVVWSGRAYKIK from the coding sequence ATGGAACATGAATTCGACAAGGAGATAGACGCACTGCTGCGGAAAACGCCGTGGCCGCCGCGCTCGCCCGCCGAGGGACACCTCGACGCGGACGTGCTGGCCGCCTTCGCCGAGAATGCTTTGCCCGAGGCCTCGCGAAGCGAATTTGTAACGCACCTTGCCGACTGCGACAGGTGCCGCTCGCTCCTTGCCCGCACGGTCGGGCCGGTCGGATCGGTTATCGAACCTGTGCCGAGTTCCACGGCTGCCGCACCGGCAGCCGTCAGCCGCGAACGCGAGCCTATGTCGATCTTGCAGGCTCCGAGGCTCGTCCTCGTAATGGGAAGCCTTTTCGCGATCTTTGCGGCATTGTTCGCTTTCAGCCTTATGCGCGGTGTGACGGATAACATCTCATCGGTCGCAAAGGTTGACGAACAGAACGCGGTTCAAAGTAATTCGGCCGCGCCTACACCTGAAGCCTCGATCGCCGCTGCGGTTCCTGCGAACAGCACAAATACGATAGCTGCCGCTTCGACCCCTGCGACCGCTGCTTCGCCTTCATCAAAGCCCGAGGCCGAAACGTCCGGCGCCCGTATTGCCAGAGAGGTCGAGATCGCGCAGGCACGTCCTGATGAACGTCAGGTAACGGTTACTGCCAACGGAGGCAGCGGCGCGAATGTCCCGAGCGTTACAGCTCCTTCTGCGGTTCCGCCGCCGAGGCCGTCCGCCGCCGCACCTGCCGACCGAGCTGACGAACGTCTCAAAGCTGCCGCCGAAAGCACGGTCGATGAGCCGGCGAACGCCGAAAAGCCGATGAATGCTGACGGCGCAACCTTATCGGCCAAGCGTGCGGCTCCGCCATCCGGCACACGCAGCGTCGGCGGCAAGTCCTTCAGTTTGCGTGGCGGCGTCTGGTACGACACTGCCTACAAAGGCGGCGCCGCGACGGAAGTAAAACGCGGTTCTGATAAATTCGCACAACTGGACGAAGGCCTTCGCTCGATCGCCAACCAGATCAGCGGCACTGTGGTCGTGGTTTGGAGCGGCCGCGCGTACAAGATCAAATAA